The following nucleotide sequence is from Brachyspira suanatina.
TTTTAACTAACATTTCCATAATTTCCTCCATTTTTTCTCTTTTTTCTTTAATTGTTAGAAAATAAAACCAAGCATATAATTCATCTGTCAATTTAGAACTTTAAGATAAATATTTAGGTAATTCTAAAAAGTGCATCTCAAGATGGTTAGTTAATATGTGATTTGTTTCAAGTTCTTTAATTACATAACAGCTATGCTCTTTGTTTATATCTTTTAACAAATTAAAGTCTAATATATTAATTACTATTACCTGTTTCAAATCATTATATTTTTCATTGTTTCTTAAATTGGATATATAGCCTTTAGCCCAATAGTATAACTTCTATAAACAAAAGATTGATTTCCAACTCTTTGTATTTCTATTAACACAGTTTCACCGCTTTTTGTAACTGCTCTTACATCAACAATAGACTGCTTATCATTAATTGTTTCTTTTAGATTAAAAGTATTAAGTACCTTCACTTCCTCAAAAGGCTCTTGATTGTAATCAGTTCTTACAGCATTAATTAAATTTAATAAAATATGCTCATGTCCTTCTTTTGCGAACATATAACGCATAAAATAGTCATTCAAAACATTAATATTTCTCATAACTTTATTATACTAAATTAACTATAAATGTAAAGTTACAAGTTTAATCATCAAAATTTACTTTCTATTTCTTTGAGCTTTTTTTAGAATACCTGCAATTTTTCTAAGTTTAAGATTCTCTGCTATATCTAAAGCAGTATCTCCATGGTCATCTTCTATATTTACATCGGCTCCTTTTTCTACTAGAAATTTAACATATGGTTCAGCAAACCTTGATCCTGATGATGCACAAGCCCAAATTAAAGAAGTGTATCCATTATAATCTTGAGCATTAATATCTGCACCTTTTTCTAATAAAACTTCAGCTAATTTTATACGATATTCCTGAAAACTTTTATTATTAAAATCACCTTCACCCATACCAAGATATATCAAAGGAGTATATTGGTCTTCATTTTTTATGTTTACATCAGCACCTTGCTCTATTAAAAAATTAGCTATTTCAAAGTCTAGTATATCAATACTTCCTTCATCTGAAGTATCAAGAGTTTTATTTAAAGCTGTGTCTCCTTTATTATCTTGTGCATTTATATTGGCTTTTTTTGAAACTAAATATTTTATTACATCCATATTTCTTTCAGGACTATAGTCACATGCTGATATTAAAGCAGTACTTCCTCCTTTATAAAAGTTTACATCTGCACCATTTTCTACTAATAATTTTACTGTTTCTAAATTATTTACACCATATATTAAGGCTGTATTTCCATAATTATTGAAAGCATTTATATTTGCCCCTTTTTGTATTAAAAGTTCTACCACTTTTATATTATGAAGTTTGGAAGCATACATTAAAGGTGTCTCTCCATGATTATTTTTTACATTTATATCTGCACCATTATTTATTAAATATTCTGCAACAGATGAATTTTCATCATATCTAGATTCAATATGTTCATAATCTAATGAGAGTAATAGAGGAGTTTCTACTGAGCTATATTCAGAATGTGTTTTGGCATTTACATCGGCACCTTTTTCAACTAAAAATTTAACCATATCATAGTCATTTCTTAAAGCTGCTATCATTAAAGGTGTATAATCATAATCTTCAGGATAATGCTCCCCAGCCTTTATTCTTGATTCTAAGTAAAAACCATTTTCTACTAATACTTTAAACATTTCTCTATTTTGTGCCAATGCTGTTGAAGCTCTATAAGATTTATTAAGAAGTGATGCTCCATCATTGTCTTTAGTATTTACATCAGCTCCATATTTTATTAATAAATTAAATATTTTTTTAGCATTTTCTAGCATTTCTTCTTTTCCATAATGATCATAGCGAATATTATAATATAATACAGTGTTTCCATCATTGTCTTTAGTATTTATATCAGCACCATTTTCTAATAAAAATTTAACCATTTCATAGTTTCCTATTAGAGCAGCTGTCATTAATGCTGTACAGCCGTATTCATCTCGAGCATTTGGATTTGCTCCTTTAGCTAAATATGATTTAACTTCTTCTATGTTATTATCTTCTACAGCGTAAAATAACGATTCATCTAAAGTCTGAGAATACAAAAAAATATTAAACAAGAATAATATAATAAATACTTTTTTCATATATACCCCCTAAGTATATACTGGATTATATATTAATTATTATGCTTTGTCAATTAAAATGACTTTATTCCTGTATAGTTTTTATTAATAGCAATAAAAGAAGAATAATAAAAAATTGTATTATCTAAAGAATTTTTTATCTAAATATTCTTTTGAGAGCCTTAATACAAAAGGTCTTCCATGAGGGCAGTTTGTAAGTATATTTTCTTCTTCAAGCAAATCAAGTAATGTCTGCATATCGCTATTTGAAAGTTTATCTCCAGCTTTTGGAGAATATTTGCATGATATAGTAGAGCAGGTATATTTTATAACTTTTTCTAAATTGTTATTGTCGCCCTTTGAAATGTATATATCCAAAATGTCTTTTATGATTTTTTCAATTTTTTGATTTCTAGGAATGTATATTGGTATATCTTCTATTATAATACTATGTTTTGAATTAGCTTCAAATTTTATTCCTAATGATTCTATAGATTCTTTTGAGGCATTTAAAATATCAATTTCATAGTCTCTGTACTCAATTTCACAAGGTATAAGGAGTTTTTCATATTCTATTTTTTTTGACATAAGAGTTTTGTATATTCTTTCATAATTGAGCCTTTCATAAGCGGCATGCTGATCTATTATATACATTTCTCCGCCTCGTTCAGCTATTATATATGATGAAAATACCTGTCCTATTGCTCTTGTGTACTCTCCAAATTCTATATTATTGTAGGTAAAATTATTGTTATTTAAATTTGTTTCCTTATTAATATTATTTTCTTCTATTATATTGTCGTTTATATTATCATTGTTTTCTACATTTGAATCATATTTATTGTAAGTATTGTTTGAATAGCTAGTATTATCATATTTTATTTCGTTTGCTGATTCAGTATTATAATTTGATATGCTAAATGTATTGTAATTATTATTCTGCTGTATAGGAAAAGTAGGGGTGATATCCTTATCAAGATCCACTTCTATATTAACAGAATCAAAATTGTTTCCAGAATTAATATTATTTACTATAGTATTATACAGTATCCCAGAAATCTCTCTTTCATTTTTTATTCTTACTTCCTTTTTACTAGGGTGGACATTTACATCTATTTTACTGCTATCTATATTTATGTATAGGAAAAAGAAAGGATATCTCTCTTTAGGTATAGCATTTGAATATGCATTTTTTATAGCATAAGCAAGAACTCTATTCTCTATAGGTCTGTTATTTAAGAATATAAAATTATTCTTTCTCATAGATTGGCTTATTTTAGAATTTGAAAATAAACCGTATATTAATACATCATCTTTTTCTATTTCAATTTCTATTAAATTTCTAAATACATTGCTGTCAGAGAGATAATTTTCTATTCTTTCTTTTAGAGTATCAACTTTTATATATGAACTTACAACCTTACCATTATTTTTAAGTTTCATAGATATTTTAGGCTGAACCAATGCTTCCATATCAAAAACTTCTTTAACTAAGAAAAACTCTCTTGAAACATGTTTTAAGAATTTATATCTAGCTGGAATATTAAAAAATAGATTTTTGGCTATGATTTTTGTACCCTGTGAAGCGGCGGCAGGTTTATGTTCTATTATTTTACCACCTTCTACTACTATTTTTCCTCCATTGCTTTCTTCTACACTCTTTGAAACTATTTCTAAATTTGTAACATCGGATATAGAAGCCAAAGCCTCACCCCTGAAGCCAAGAGTATATATAGAGTCCAAATCTTCTATAGAATGTATTTTACTTGTGGCATGATGTGTTATAGCTAAAGTAAGTTCATTAAATCTTATGCCGTTACCATCATCTTCTACTATCATAGATTTAATACCAGCTTCTTCCACAGAAACTTCTATATTTGAAGCTCCTGAATCTATGGCATTTTCTAGTAATTCTTTGAGCATAGAAGCCGGTCTTTCTATAACTTCTCCTGCAGCTATGCGATTAGCTACCGATTGCGGTAATTTTATAATATTTTTAATCATAGTTTGTATTTTATCATGAAATTTAATAAAAAGATATAATTAAATATATATAATAGGAGTATATGGTATATATGGGATTTTTTATGAAATTTTTATAATTATATACCATTTATGTGATTATTATAATTAGTTTATTAACTAAAATAAGCAAATAATATACTATAGTCAGGTATTATAAAAAAAATATAAATATTTAATTGAATTTGATAAAAAAATGTACTATACTAAAAGCAACACATCAATAGAAATGTGGAATTTAATAATTCTTTGGAGATTAAAAATGTCTAGAAAAATAGTAATAGCTAGTGCCTGCCGTACAGCAATAGGAAGTATGGGAGGATCTTTAAGTACAGTTCCAGCTGCAGAGTTGGGTGCAGTAGTAATAAAAGAAGCTTTGAATAGAGCTAAAGTTGCTCCTAATCAAGTTGATATGGTATATATGGGTTGTGTTATACAAGCATCACAAGGTCAGAACGTTGCTCGTCAAAGTTCTATAAAAGCAGGGTTACCAGTAGAAGTACCTGCTATGACAATAAATGTTGTTTGCGGTTCAGGACTTGATGCAGTAAATATAGCTGCTAATATGATAGCTGCTGGAAATGCTGATATCGTAGTAGCAGGTGGTACTGAAAATATGTCATTAGCTCCTTACGCTCTTAAAAAAGCTCGTTATGGTTACAGACTTGGTAATGATACAGTAATAGATACTATGGTTAATGATGCTTTAACAGATGCATTCAATAATTACCATATGGGTATTACAGCAGAAAACGTTTGTGATGATTGGAAACTTACTCGTGAAGAATTAGATGCATTTGCTGCTAATTCTCAGCAGAAAGCAATTAAAGCTCAGGAAGCTGGTGCTTTCAAAAAAGAAATAGTACCTGTAACTATCAAAACTAAAAAAGGTGATATAGTATTTGATAAAGATGAAGGCCCTAGAGCTGGAACTACAGTAGAAAGCTTGGCCAAATTAAAACCAGCATTCAAACCAGACGGCGGAAGAGTAACAGCAGGTAATTCTTCTAGTATTAATGACGGAGCTGCTGCAGTAGTAGTAATGAGCGAAGAAAAAGCTAAAGAATTAGGTATTAAACCTATGGCTACTTGGATTGCAGGTTGCTTAGGCGGTGTTGAACCTAGAATTATGGGTATCGGACCAGTTGCTGCTACTAAAAAATTAATGGCTAAAACAGGATTAACTATTAAAGATTTCGATATCATTGAATCTAATGAAGCTTTCGCTGCTCAATCAGTTGCAGTTGGTAAAGAATTAGGTATTGATGTAGAAAAACAACTTAACCCTAATGGCGGTGCTATAGCTTTAGGACACCCAGTAGGTGCTTCTGGATGTAGAATCCTTGTTACTTTACTTCATGAAATGGAAGCTAAAAATGCTAAGAGAGGACTTGCTACTCTTTGTATTGGCGGTGGTATGGGCTGTGCTACTATAGTAGAAAGAGAATAGTACTTTTTAATAATAGATAGTGTTTAAGTCTGATTTATTTAATGAAATAACTTTTAAAAATAAGGTTATCAAATACTAGCCTTTGTAGTGTGTATTTTCTATATACAAAGGCTAGTATATAAATATGAAATTATGCTTCATAATAATAATTTTACTGTGGTAAGGAGAAAAAAATGGAATTTATTAAATATGAAGAAAAAGGTATGATTGGTATTATTACCATAAGCAGAGAAAAAGCTCTTAATGCTCTTAACTCTGAAGTTTTAGGTGAAATTGAAAAAGCTTTTGATGCAGTAGATATTAACAATATAAGATGTTTAATATTAACAGGTGCCGGAGAGAAATCTTTTGTTGCTGGTGCTGATATAGCTGAAATGAGTACATGTACTAAAGCAGAAGGAGAAGCTTTTGGTAAAAAAGGAAATGATGTATTTAGAAAAATAGAAACTTTCCCTATTCCTGTAATAGCTGCAGTTAATGGATTTGCTTTAGGCGGCGGATGTGAAATAGCTATGAGCTGTGATATACGTATTTGTTCTGAAAATGCTATATTTGGTCAGCCTGAAGTTGGACTAGGAATTACTCCTGGTTTCGGAGGTACTCAGAGACTTCCTAGAATAGTTGGTGTTGGTATGGCTAAACAAATCATATATTCAGCTAAAAATATTAAAGCTGATGAAGCTTTAAGAATAGGTCTTGTTAATGCTGTTTATCCTCAAGCAGAACTTATGGCTCAAGCTGAAAAATTAGCTAATACTATAGCTGCTGCAGCTCCTATAGCTGTACGTAATTGTAAAAAAGCTATTAACGAAGGCTTACAAGTAGATATGGATAAAGCTATCGTTATAGAAGAAAAATTATTCGGTTCTTGTTTTGAAACTGAAGATCAAAAAGAAGGTATGAAAGCTTTCTTAGAAAAAAGAAAAGTTGAAAAATTTGTTAATAAATAATTAAATTTCAAAGCTATAAACAGTTATCTACATAAACTTGGTTTATAGCCGTAAATAATAAATAAAAAAAGGAGTTATAAAATGAAAGTAGGTGTAATTGGTGCAGGTGCTATGGGTTCTGGTATAGCACAAGCTTTTGCTCAAACAGAAGGTTATGAAGTTTATTTATGCGATATAAAAGAAGAATTTGCTGCAGGCGGTAAAGAAAAAATCGCTAAAGGTTTTGCTGGAAGAGTAGCTAAAGGTAAAATGCAGCAGGCTGATGCTGATAAAATTTTAGCTAAAATCACTACTGGTTTAAAAGAAATTTGTAAAGATGCAGATTTAATTGTTGAAGCTGCTTTTGAAAATTTAGAAGTTAAAAAAACAACATTCTCTGAATTACATAAAATTTGTAAACCTGATTGTATTTTCTCTTCTAACACTTCTTCTCTTTCTATTACAGAAATAAGTGCTGGAATAGGCAGACCAGTTGTAGGTATGCACTTCTTTAACCCAGCTCCTGTTATGAAATTGGTTGAAGTTATTTCAGGTCTTAATACTCCTAGAGATATAGTTGAAAAAATCATTAAAATATCTGAAGAAATAGGAAAAACTCCTGTAGAAGTTAAAGAAACAGCTGGTTTCGTAGTTAACCGTATACTTGTTCCTATGATCAATGAAGGTATTGAGCTATATTCTATGGGTATAGCTTCAGCTGAAGGTATTGATAATGCTATGAAATTAGGTGCTAATCACCCAATGGGACCTTTAGCTTTAGGTGATTTAATAGGACTTGATATAGTGCTTGCTATCATGGAAGTTCTACAAAAAGAAACAGGTGATCCTAAATACAGACCTAGTGCTTTACTTAAAAAAATGGTTAGAGGCGGATTACTAGGACAGAAAACTGGAAAAGGTTTCTACGATTATACTAAGAAATAATATTATTTTTACTCATTTATATCAAAAATGCGGGTAAGATATGCAAATTATCTTCCCGTATTTTTTTATTTTGATTTTTGTATGTAATATTATGTAAGAAGTGCAATATTTTATTTGTATTAATATAGTAATATCATTAACATATTAAATATGATTATATTGTTAACAATAATACTATTTTCTAAATATTTATGAAATTATAAAGAATTTAATAAGAATTATAAAAAAAATTTTATTATAATACTATTATATTCAATAATGTTTAAATTTTTTATTATATTTTATTATATTATATAATAAATAATAAAAATGGGGATAAAATATGAAATACAATGAAATAAACAACGAAGGTATAGAAAAGTTAATGGATATATTCTATGCCAGAATTAGAACACATGAACAATTAGGACCTATATTTAATGGGGCAGTTGGTATTGATGATGCTTCTTGGGAAAGACATAAAGAAAAAATAGCTAAATTTTGGAAGACTATGCTTTTGAATGAAAATTTATATATGGGAAACCCTGTACAGCCTCATATTAATTTGCTTCCTTTTGATATTAAGCTTTTTGATGTTTGGCTTG
It contains:
- a CDS encoding ankyrin repeat domain-containing protein; protein product: MKKVFIILFLFNIFLYSQTLDESLFYAVEDNNIEEVKSYLAKGANPNARDEYGCTALMTAALIGNYEMVKFLLENGADINTKDNDGNTVLYYNIRYDHYGKEEMLENAKKIFNLLIKYGADVNTKDNDGASLLNKSYRASTALAQNREMFKVLVENGFYLESRIKAGEHYPEDYDYTPLMIAALRNDYDMVKFLVEKGADVNAKTHSEYSSVETPLLLSLDYEHIESRYDENSSVAEYLINNGADINVKNNHGETPLMYASKLHNIKVVELLIQKGANINAFNNYGNTALIYGVNNLETVKLLVENGADVNFYKGGSTALISACDYSPERNMDVIKYLVSKKANINAQDNKGDTALNKTLDTSDEGSIDILDFEIANFLIEQGADVNIKNEDQYTPLIYLGMGEGDFNNKSFQEYRIKLAEVLLEKGADINAQDYNGYTSLIWACASSGSRFAEPYVKFLVEKGADVNIEDDHGDTALDIAENLKLRKIAGILKKAQRNRK
- the mutL gene encoding DNA mismatch repair endonuclease MutL, which produces MIKNIIKLPQSVANRIAAGEVIERPASMLKELLENAIDSGASNIEVSVEEAGIKSMIVEDDGNGIRFNELTLAITHHATSKIHSIEDLDSIYTLGFRGEALASISDVTNLEIVSKSVEESNGGKIVVEGGKIIEHKPAAASQGTKIIAKNLFFNIPARYKFLKHVSREFFLVKEVFDMEALVQPKISMKLKNNGKVVSSYIKVDTLKERIENYLSDSNVFRNLIEIEIEKDDVLIYGLFSNSKISQSMRKNNFIFLNNRPIENRVLAYAIKNAYSNAIPKERYPFFFLYINIDSSKIDVNVHPSKKEVRIKNEREISGILYNTIVNNINSGNNFDSVNIEVDLDKDITPTFPIQQNNNYNTFSISNYNTESANEIKYDNTSYSNNTYNKYDSNVENNDNINDNIIEENNINKETNLNNNNFTYNNIEFGEYTRAIGQVFSSYIIAERGGEMYIIDQHAAYERLNYERIYKTLMSKKIEYEKLLIPCEIEYRDYEIDILNASKESIESLGIKFEANSKHSIIIEDIPIYIPRNQKIEKIIKDILDIYISKGDNNNLEKVIKYTCSTISCKYSPKAGDKLSNSDMQTLLDLLEEENILTNCPHGRPFVLRLSKEYLDKKFFR
- a CDS encoding thiolase family protein — protein: MSRKIVIASACRTAIGSMGGSLSTVPAAELGAVVIKEALNRAKVAPNQVDMVYMGCVIQASQGQNVARQSSIKAGLPVEVPAMTINVVCGSGLDAVNIAANMIAAGNADIVVAGGTENMSLAPYALKKARYGYRLGNDTVIDTMVNDALTDAFNNYHMGITAENVCDDWKLTREELDAFAANSQQKAIKAQEAGAFKKEIVPVTIKTKKGDIVFDKDEGPRAGTTVESLAKLKPAFKPDGGRVTAGNSSSINDGAAAVVVMSEEKAKELGIKPMATWIAGCLGGVEPRIMGIGPVAATKKLMAKTGLTIKDFDIIESNEAFAAQSVAVGKELGIDVEKQLNPNGGAIALGHPVGASGCRILVTLLHEMEAKNAKRGLATLCIGGGMGCATIVERE
- a CDS encoding enoyl-CoA hydratase-related protein, with amino-acid sequence MEFIKYEEKGMIGIITISREKALNALNSEVLGEIEKAFDAVDINNIRCLILTGAGEKSFVAGADIAEMSTCTKAEGEAFGKKGNDVFRKIETFPIPVIAAVNGFALGGGCEIAMSCDIRICSENAIFGQPEVGLGITPGFGGTQRLPRIVGVGMAKQIIYSAKNIKADEALRIGLVNAVYPQAELMAQAEKLANTIAAAAPIAVRNCKKAINEGLQVDMDKAIVIEEKLFGSCFETEDQKEGMKAFLEKRKVEKFVNK
- a CDS encoding 3-hydroxyacyl-CoA dehydrogenase family protein, which codes for MKVGVIGAGAMGSGIAQAFAQTEGYEVYLCDIKEEFAAGGKEKIAKGFAGRVAKGKMQQADADKILAKITTGLKEICKDADLIVEAAFENLEVKKTTFSELHKICKPDCIFSSNTSSLSITEISAGIGRPVVGMHFFNPAPVMKLVEVISGLNTPRDIVEKIIKISEEIGKTPVEVKETAGFVVNRILVPMINEGIELYSMGIASAEGIDNAMKLGANHPMGPLALGDLIGLDIVLAIMEVLQKETGDPKYRPSALLKKMVRGGLLGQKTGKGFYDYTKK
- a CDS encoding group III truncated hemoglobin → MKYNEINNEGIEKLMDIFYARIRTHEQLGPIFNGAVGIDDASWERHKEKIAKFWKTMLLNENLYMGNPVQPHINLLPFDIKLFDVWLDLFKECLDQVFEEKPAEHFYEVACNIAKNFKAVLFQQ